GAATGGTGCGCGGGTGCTGGCACATACGCTGGCGAAGCTGTCTCTCTGAGCAGAGCGGTTCGAGCTTCGCTCGAATGAACCCACATCTGGCGATGAAACCGCCAGATATGGGGGCACCCGGCTACACCCAAAGGAAACAGCGTTAGCCCATGAGGCCGAGATATGGGCTGGTGCCGAAGTTGATGAAGTTCGGAAAGACAGTCTTGACCTGACCGTCGGAGAGACCCATCCAGCGCGCGAGCGTTCCTGCATATTGTTCGACAGAAGTAGTCGGGATGAGGCGGCCTGCTCCCATATCGTTAGCCTGGTTGGAGCCGATGACAGGGTAGGTTCCGTACATGTCGCCGCCCTGGACTGCTCCTCCAGTGACGATGTGATGGCTCCCCCATCCATGGTCGGTGCCATCGCTGTTTGCAGTAAGGGTACGGCCGAAGTCGGAGGCGGTGAAGGCGGTGACGCTATCGCCCATGCCCATGGTCGTCATCACGGCATCGAAGTACTCAAGAGCAGACCCAAGCTGCGTGAGAAGTTTTGCATGTTGCGGCGCCTGGTTGTCGTGAGTATCGAAGCCTCCGAACTGCACGAAGAATATCTGGCCGCTGACGCCGAGAGAGCTTCTGCCGCCGATGATGCGTGCGACGGTTTGCAGCGATGTTGCCAGCGAGTTGTTGGTGAGCTTGCCGGTCACCGGATCGAGATACTGCGGCGGATTTGCGACGCCGGTCGGTCCCGCAGGTAGCATGGAACTTGCAAGCAGGGCCTGGGCCGCAATGGAGCGCTGCACGACAACCTCATACTCCTTTGCGAAGAGGTTGTTCTCGTCGGCGGAGAGGATGGAAGAGAGCGCGCTGCTGCCGGCCTGGCTGCCAAAGAGAGGATTCGCAAGGCCGCCGATTGGAATTGGTCCCGCAGACGTGACGTTAAGTTGGTACGAGGCCTGGCCCGAGAGAAAGAGAGCGACGCCGGCCGTGGAGATGCAGGTAAACGCAGAGTTGGAGTTCATGCTGGCGATGATGTCGGCCATAGCTCCGCCCCAGCCGGTGTGCACTCCACTGCCGCTGTTGGCAACGATGCCCTGCCATGCGGCCGTTTGATCGAAGTGCGAGTAGAGCGACGCAGGCAGCGGAACGGAATTGTTCTGTATCTGCGCCTTGCTGACAGGGGCGATCAGCGTTCCGGTGTTGGCAACAACGGCTGCGCGCCCCGAATTGAATAAATTCTGGATACCACCGAGGTTAGGATTGAGGGCGAAGCTGCGCCCGCTCTGCGGCGTTTTGAGGGTAATGGGCAACAGATCGCCCATGCTGTAGGCGAGACCGGGCGCTCCGGAACGTGCCTGAGTGAACGCATTGAACGAGCCGGAGTCCGTTGCGATGACAGTGCCGTGTCCGTCATTGCCTCCCGAGAGGAAGATGCACACAAGCGCCTTGTAGCCGGAGGCATTGTTCTGCTGGGCCAGGGCCGCTACAGAGTTCATCTCGATGAGAAATGGGCTGACGGACATGCCGGCCATCGAAGCCATTGCGGCATTGCGAAGAAATTGCCTGCGGGTTGGGTTGGAGCTGCTCATTGTGCACCTTCCTGGTTCTTCGTATCTTCGCGTTCGGCGGGGGAGAGCAAAGACGAACTACAGAGATTCTTCACTTCGTTCAGAATGACGGGCATTTTTCTTGCTCCGTTAGAATTGCGCGCTATAGGAGGGCGCGGCCATGGTGAGATATATCGCGGTCTTCACGCGGTTTGATAGTGCAGCGTTAATTGCATCGGTTCCAGAGGAAGGTATGGCGATCGCATTGACCGCGGAGATGATCTGGCTGCGCAGGGTGTTGTCCATGCGGCCAGCCATAAGCAGTAGATTGATGCGATCCACAAGCTGGTCAGGCGTTGCAGCGAGACCGATCTCCGTCGAGTAGCTGGAGAAGACATCGGGACCTCCTGCCGCGCCGGCGCCGATAGCGTTCTGCATGTAGTTGAGGTAGCCGACTACTGTGGAGACGTCGGTCATCTGCATCTCAGGCGCGAGCAGCCCGGCCTTTTCAATACTGGTGGCGGGAGGCGTGTAGCCGGGGGAGAACCAGTTGAAGACGCTGGGCGAACGGAGCGACATCTCGCCGAGGCCATAGATCGGGTCTTCGGTGCTCCCCAGGTTGTAGGAGCCGTTGCGCGACTGCGCGGTGAAGGCGCGCGCCCACTCGGTGTAGCGAATGAGCGCCTCGCGGACTTTGCCGTACTGCGCATCGGTTGCAACGGTTGCGGAGTCGCGCGCCTCCGGGTCCATAAGAATCGCCGTGATGACCGCCTTCATGTCTCCGCGCACGCCAAAGCCGTTGTTTTGGAATACAGCAGCCACTCTGCCGACATAGGCAGAGCTGGGGTTGCTGGTGACCATGTGCTGGATCATCTGTTTGGCGAAGAATGGCGGAAGATTCGGATGATTGAAGAGCGTGTCCAGTGCGATCTTGAGATCTCCCTCAGGATCGGGATTGGCCGAGGCGGGGATGGTTACGCCGAGAAAATCCTTCTCTGCAATGGAGTGGTGGTTGGGGAAGCTCTGCATGGGCAGAATGTCCTCGCCGAAGCCAGTGCCGACATAGGCGCAGCAGTTGGACCACGCATTTTCGCTCTTATCGCCAGGGATGTTCCAACTGAAGCCCGTCAGTACCTTGGCCATGCCCATGACGTCGTTGTTGTTATAGGTGGGAATGGGCTGTCCCGTGGGATCAAGCTTCCGCGTACCATCGGCGTTGAGCTGATAGAGGCCGATGGTAAAGAGCTGCATGACTTCGCGGGCGTAGTTCTCATCGGGATCGCGGTTGGCATCGCCTTTGTCGTTGCCGAGGTGCGAGAGGAACTTGCCCATCATCGGGCTTAGGGTGACGTCTTCAATAAGCTGGCGGAAGTTGCCGAAGGCATCGCCCCCAAGCACGTCGTAGTAGTTCGCCATACCTCGCGGCATGTTGCCAACGGCTGGATTGGTGCTGGAGATCACCATGATCTGGGTCAGCGCGTAGACCACCCGCTGGCGAAGCTGGTCGTTGCCTGCGATGGCCTGTTGCCAGAAGGATTGCTGAACGTAGCCCTCATTGAGATTGTTCTGCACGAACAAGGCTGCGTTGCACTTGAGATCGCCAGCGGCACAGGGAGGATTGTTGACGATGAGTTGCTGCTCCACGTAGGGCTTGTGAGGAACCAGCGGTTGATTGAACTGCTCCGCGAACCAGTCGGCATAGCCGATCTTCGAGAGGTGCCGTATGTCGCCATCGGTCGCGCCAAAGGTGGACTGCGCGAGAAACCGCGAGGCATCCTCTGGAGTAATAAGCGGAACGGGAGGATTGCCAGAGACCTGGGCGATGAGGTTCGCAGACGTTGCCGGGCCAGGCGCTGGATTGAGCACCTGGAGATCGAGGTTCCCGGGATCGGTAAGCGTGAGCGTGGCCGTAAGCTGTGTGCCGCTATTGAAAGTAGTGGGCACGGCAACGCCGTTCATCAAGACAGTAGCTCCATTAATGAAACGGTCGCCAGTGACGACAACGCTGGCTGAACCAACGTTGAACGTCATGGGAGACGCCGAGGCCAGGATCGGAATGGGATTCATCACGGCGATGTTCTGGCTGATTGAGACGGTGGGATCGTCGACGCTGATCGCAGTCAGCATGACCACGTTATTCGGAGCGGGCACAACAGCAGGCGCGGTGTAGGTGGCGCTGCCATCCCGATTGGCCACAACCGTTCCCAACTGCGTATTGCCGCCGTTGATTCCATTGACCTGCCAGACCATGCCCGTGTTGAGGGTGCCGGTAACAGTCAGTCCAATCCGGAGACTGTTGTTGACCCTGACGCTGGTGCCATCGCTCGTAACAACCTTGAGCATGACCTTGCCCGGCGTGACGGTGATGGGGATGACAGCCGAATTCGCCGCGCCCGGCTCCGGGTTACGCACGTAGAGGGAGTAGTTGCCGGGAAGCGGAGCCGATATGGAAGCCGCCAACTGGGTGGCAGAGACGTATGTCGTGGAGATCGGTGCGCCATTCCAGAAGATCTGCGCTCCATAGACAAAGCGCGAGCCGGTGATGGTGACCGTTGCGGTTCCTTCAGGAAAGGTCGACGGCGTGACAGAGGCTACTACAGGAATGGGATTGAGAATGGTGAATGCGACAGAACCAGGCTTGCCGTTAGGAAATTTTGTGGCGACGCTGGTAACCGTAACGACATTGCCTGGACTGGGTACGATGGCGGGGGCCGTATACAGACCATTGCCGTCGACAGTACCGAACCTGGCATTCCCTCCCTGTACCCCATTGACGGAGTAGACCAGTGCAGTCCCCGTGACATTGGCGGGCAGCCGGCTGATCTGGGCGGTATCGCCCGCGCGAAGCGTGTTCTGGCCTGCCGAGATCGAGGCGGCAAGATCCGGGTTGACGCCAGTGCCGCATCCTGCGATTACGCCGAGCAGACAGACGGAGAGCGCACTGAGCGCCGCGGAAAGTAGACAGTGTTTCCTTTGTGGCATGAACGCCCCGCATTCGTACATGCAACGTCGACTCCGGCGGTGCATTGATTGATCAGGCGGCAGTAAAGAGATACAGAGGATCCAGAGTTGAGATTAATGGCTTCAGAGGGGACTCACTGCTACTCGAAAGTTGTAGGGCGCCAGGACAACGTTTACACGAGACAACATGCTGAGATTCTTCGCTTCGCTCAGAATGACGGATCAACTGCCTGACTGCTCCGCGAATCAAATGACACGGTCTGTAGACAAAGCATGTAGGAGGTGCAGTAGACTTTCTTCGTAAAATAAAACGTTTTACTGCACCTGATCAGGAGGAGTTACATGGAAGTCTCACGCAGGAGTTTTCTGGGCGGCGCCGCAGCAGTGGCCGCGAGCTTTACGACACGAATCTCATACGGCCTGCCTTTGGGACTTCCTCCCGGAATACAGCTCTACAGCGTTCGGCAGCAGATGGCGGAAGACTTCGATGGCACCCTGGCCGCGGTCCGTGCCGCAGGCTTCCTCGAGGTCGAGTCGGCGTCTCTGCCGAAGAAGCCTGCCGCGGAGATTCGCGCCTCGCTCGACAAGGCCGGGTTGAAGTGTGTGAGTTCGCACCGCTCGTTTGCCGACGTGACGAAGAACCTTGATGCAACCATCGAATTCGAGAAGACGATTGGCGTGGGCTTCATCATCTGCCCCGGCCCAGGACGCAGGAATCCTCCCGCCCCCGGAACGAGGCCCGGCCCCCCGTCGATCGACGACTGGCAGTACAACGCGGAGGAGTTCAACAAGTCTGGCGAGAAGCTGAAGGCCGCAGGCATCAAGTTCGGCTATCACAATCACTATGTCGAGTTTGCGCCTGTGGACGGCAAGGTGCCCTATGAAGAACTGTTGCGCATCTGCGAGCCCGACAAAGTGACGTTTGAGCTGGACTGCGGATGGGCGAGGGTTGCCGGCGTGGACCCCGTCGCGCTGATGAAGAAGTATCCGCATCGGTTCTCGATGTTCCATGTGAAGGACTTCAAGCTTCCGGCGAATATCTCCTACGCGAACCACGAAGAAGCGAAGGTAACGGAGCTGGGACGTGGCTCGATCGACTACAAACCGATCTTTGCCCAGGCAGCAAAGAACCAGAAGATTATGCACGCGTTTGTCGAGCAGGAAGCGTTCGATATTCCCTGGAAGGAATCCCTGAAGGTGGATGCAGACTATCTGAAGGCCTTGAAGGTATAGGAGCAGAAAACAGAACGGCCATATCCCTTGTGGGATATGGCCGTTCTGTTTTGGATGAGCAAACCAGGTTAGACGACCTTCATCGCCTCCGGATTCCACTCGACAACCTTTCCCTTCTCCATGCTTAGGTTGGCCAGCAGGGCCGCGCCTGCGGCACGGAAGCCGAAGGTGGCGTCCTCGACAGGCTGGCGACGTGTGCGCACGGAGTTGAAGAAATTGACGAAATGGTCGTAGGTGTCGTTGTACCCCTTTGGCGCATCGAACCGCTCGATGTAAGGAGAGACCCCCGCGGTCTGCGTTGTGCTGGGATACTTCTTGCGGTAGTCGGCCAGCGCCTCCTTTTGCATGGCGTTGGCGAAGGTGGCTACGTTGTAGCCAGGATCCTTGGTCATCGGCTTGCGAGTAAGGATGACGGAATTCCCAGCGATCTCGATGAGTCCGTCGGAGCCGGTGAAGAGGAAACCTTCATTGTCGTCGGCGCCCGCAACGAAGTTGACCCTCAGACTGAGGTTGAACTCCTGCGGATAGTCGAAGAGCGCCAGCAGGACGTCGGGAGCGTTGCGGCCGTCTTTCCAGTAACGCAGGCCTCCGGTAGCCATGGCGCGGGTGGGGCCGGTTGATCCGGTGATGAAGTGCGTGCCGCTGAAGAGGTGGACGAAGAGGTCGCCAGCCACGCCTGAGCCATAGTCGCTCCACTTGCGCCACTGGAAGAAGCGCTCGCCATTCCAGGGAATCTTTGGCGCGGAGCCGAGAAAGCGAGGCCAGTCGCAGGTGGTCGTATTGGCGTCGGGGGGGACGGTGTAGTCCCATGCTCCCTGCGCCGTGCTGCGGTCCCAGTGCGCTGAGACCATGTTGAGTTTCCCGATTGCCCCTGAGGCGAGCAATTCCTTCGCTTTGGCATAAAGGATGGAGCTGACGCGCTGACTGCCAACCTGAAGAATGCGATTGGTCTTCTTTGCTGTAGCGATGAACTTGGGGCCGTCATCGTAGGTGTGAATCATCGGCTTTTCGCAGTAGACGTCCTTGCCTGCATTCATGGCATCGCAGGCGGCCTGCATGTGCCAGTGGTCCGGAGTTCCAACGATAACGGCGTCGATGTCGGGACGCGCAAGAATCTCCTTGTAGTCGCGAGTGGTGGCGACGTTGGCGCCCCATAGCTCCTTGGCATGGGTGAGGCGGCCGTCGTAGCAGTCGGCGACGGCAAGGAGCTTGACGTTGGGCACCTGGAGCGCGGTCGTCGTAATGCTCTGACCGCGGATACCTGCACCGATGAGGGCGATGTTGATCTGGTCGTTGGGCCCGAGAGTTCTCGCCCCGCTCTGCTGCGCTGCGAGCGCGCTGAGAGTTCCTGAAAATGCGGCGGCAGCCGAAGATGCCTGGATGAAGCGCCGCCTGCTGAGATTGCTCATGAAATTTTATTCTCCTTGCTTGAGAGCCTTGTTATTTGTCGTGATGTCGCGTGAAAGCCGAGTTCGCAATGGTGAAATCTGAAATTCAAAATGTACGTGCCATCTTACATCCGATAGATACAACGAGAGGGCCGGATCGGCCCCCTCGTGTTGCTGCATTGTCCCTCATTGGCTAGAACAGGACCTTCACGCCCAGCTGAAGCTGCCGGGGAGGGAAGGCCGATGAGATCGTCCCGAAGTTGCTGTTGCTGGCCGTAAGGTTGAGGCCATTGAAGTTGGTTCGGTTGAGGATATTGAACGCATCTGCCTGGACCTTCACCCTGACTCTCTCGGTAACGGGGAAGAACTTCGACAGCGTTGCATCCGTCTGCGCGAGACCGGGCCCCAGGATGGCGCCATAGGGAGCATTGCCGAACCGCGCCTGCGTCTTGGGAACCGCGACAAATGGCTTGGTTGAGTCATTGCAGCCGGTGCCGCTACCGTTATTCAGATAGCCACAGGTACCTGCGTGCGGGTTGTAGATACGTGCACCCTGAACATAGTCAGGACGCACACTCCCGAGGTTCACAAGCGAGTTGACCTGCACATTGTAGTAAGCACCGCTCTGAAGACGAGCGACACCGCTGACCTGCCATCCGCCAATCGCTTCGCGCACAAGCAGATTCTGCCCCTTGAACTCGGGAGCCTGAATAACAAAACTGGCCACGAAGGCGTGGCGGCGGTCGTTGACGAGGTACCCATAGTTGTAGCCGTTGCTGCTCCAGTTCTCCAGCGTCTGGTTATTGCCGTTGGAATCGCCGAGCGCCTTCGACCAGGTGTAGGCCAAAGTGGAGGTGACGAACCCTGCGCGCTTCGAGGCGAAGACCTGCAAAGCGTTGTAGTTGTAGTTGGAGTCGAAACGGTTGGAGTTGATGGCCGCGAATCCCTTGTAAGGACTGAAGATCGCAGTCGAAGAATAGGGGGTCGAGCTGTTTGCATTCGCCACCACAGCATTGAGGTCGGCGAAGTTGACATTCGGCTGGCGCAACTGATGATGCGAGACGCTGCCGACGTAGTTCATTTCAAGCAAGACCGTTCGTGTGACCTGACGCTGAAGACCAAAGCTGTACTGCCAGGTGTAGGGGTTCTTATTGAGCGGATCGATCGCGCTGATTGCCGCCTGCAGACCGGTGTTGTTGGCAGCGAGTGAGCCTACGGTTGCAAGGTTACCCGTGTCGAACTGGGTATTCTGCAGGAACGGCGCAAGGTTGAGCTGCGAGAAGATCAGGTTGCCTTGAGCGCGATAGAAGAAGAGCCCGATACCGCCGCGAATGGAGGTCTTGTCGTCGGCAGCGTAAGCAAACCCGAAACGCGGGCCCACAGATCCGCTCATCTTGTAGAAGCCGCGAGGCGCTCCTGCGGGAATGAGTGGGAACAACGCGGTGTTTACGTTCGGAACGCGAATCTGCTGATCCGATGGAACTCCGCCACCGGCCCGGACCAGGCCGTTATAGGGATTGCCAGATCCTGGAACAATGCGCCCGGCGGTCGTAACCGTGACGGCGTTCGCAGAGTTGTAGATCGATTTGTCGAAGTTCGAAGCGTTGTTGCCCTGTAGATACATGGGCTGAATCCACTGGTACCGCAGCCCCAGATCGAGACTGAGGCGGCGGGTGACCTTCCAGTTGTCCTGGACGAAGCCTTCGATCTGATTGAAGCGGAAGTGGCCCATCGGGTCGGCGCTTGCTTCGGAGTAGCTCTGGAAGTTGCCCAGGAACGCATCAGCCAGCGAGTAGCAGGTGGTGTTCGATGTCGCGTTCTTGCAGAGGCTCGACGTCGGCACAACGTTGAATGTAGCCGTTCCCGTGTAGTTGGAGCGCCCGTTCTGATCGACGCGGTCGCGGATATAGGCAGCGCCGAATTTGATATTGTGGTTGCCTTTGATCCACGTCATGTTGTCGGCAACCTGAATGTCGGTTGACGGCGACAGCAGGGCAAAGTTCGGTCCCTGGAAGCCGGCGAAGTTCGTAATGTTCACAATGGGAATTCCGTTGGGGTAAGGGCCAACGCCGGGATAAAGCTTGTTATACGTGAAGCCGTAGGTCTCTCGTTTCCAGTTGTTGCCGTAGGGCGGGATACGCTGAGCGGCCCAGCTTGTATTCGCCTGCGCCTGGTTGATGAGGTTGGAGCGGATGGCCCAGGTCCACGCGACGAGGTAGCTTTGGCCAGGACGGTTACGTGTTGTCGGCGTCGTGTTCAAGATGCCGCTGTTGGAGAACGTTCCGTATGGATCAATAAGGGTGTTCTGATCGTGGATCCAGCGCCCATAGACCGAGTGCTTCTGGTTGAGGATGTAGTCGAATCGAACCAGGTCCTGATGGAAGTTCAGAGGATTGGATGGGGCAAGGGTAAGGTTGTTGGTAGGAATGCCGCCATCGCGGAAGCTCAGGCCTGCCGCGGAGATGGTCTGATAGACCTTCGCAATCGCCTTGCCATCAGTGGTCATCAGCGACGCAATGTTGTTGTTGGGGATCGGCGTGGAGGTTCCGGGATAGTACAGCTGCGTCGGGCTGGAACCGGAGAGCAATGCGGAGAAGTCGCCATTCAGCATGGCCGTAGTCGGCACGGTGAACGTGCTCGCAACGGCTTGCTGACGAAGCCGCTTCCACTCCTCGCCAACGAAGAAGAAGAGCTTGTCCTTGATGACGGGGCCGCCGACATAGAAGCCGAAGTCGTTGTAGATGAGCTGCGTCTTCTTGCGGGCGATGTAGTTGGTGGCGTCGAGGT
The genomic region above belongs to Acidobacteriota bacterium and contains:
- a CDS encoding Gfo/Idh/MocA family oxidoreductase, with translation MSNLSRRRFIQASSAAAAFSGTLSALAAQQSGARTLGPNDQINIALIGAGIRGQSITTTALQVPNVKLLAVADCYDGRLTHAKELWGANVATTRDYKEILARPDIDAVIVGTPDHWHMQAACDAMNAGKDVYCEKPMIHTYDDGPKFIATAKKTNRILQVGSQRVSSILYAKAKELLASGAIGKLNMVSAHWDRSTAQGAWDYTVPPDANTTTCDWPRFLGSAPKIPWNGERFFQWRKWSDYGSGVAGDLFVHLFSGTHFITGSTGPTRAMATGGLRYWKDGRNAPDVLLALFDYPQEFNLSLRVNFVAGADDNEGFLFTGSDGLIEIAGNSVILTRKPMTKDPGYNVATFANAMQKEALADYRKKYPSTTQTAGVSPYIERFDAPKGYNDTYDHFVNFFNSVRTRRQPVEDATFGFRAAGAALLANLSMEKGKVVEWNPEAMKVV
- a CDS encoding sugar phosphate isomerase/epimerase, which codes for MEVSRRSFLGGAAAVAASFTTRISYGLPLGLPPGIQLYSVRQQMAEDFDGTLAAVRAAGFLEVESASLPKKPAAEIRASLDKAGLKCVSSHRSFADVTKNLDATIEFEKTIGVGFIICPGPGRRNPPAPGTRPGPPSIDDWQYNAEEFNKSGEKLKAAGIKFGYHNHYVEFAPVDGKVPYEELLRICEPDKVTFELDCGWARVAGVDPVALMKKYPHRFSMFHVKDFKLPANISYANHEEAKVTELGRGSIDYKPIFAQAAKNQKIMHAFVEQEAFDIPWKESLKVDADYLKALKV
- a CDS encoding TonB-dependent receptor; the encoded protein is MQYRFWKVAGLFMLAVFLLFSGVKTNAQSSFGQIAGVIDDPTGAAIPDAAVTITNISTQAKRTVSSDGNGNFIATNLPIGTYSIAVAKTGFRTAQQSGVTITADAKVTSNFVLPLGQATEVVEVQGGAIETVNTTSGELARVIDSKQVENLALNGRNYTQLLTLVPGAVVTNPDIFSVTTSLAATNQTINGNRSDTNNLTVDGAFNMVAGSNGSLMNNVGADFIGEVKIDTSNASAEYGRSSGPSFNIVTKSGTNSFHGGAFEYLRNNYLDATNYIARKKTQLIYNDFGFYVGGPVIKDKLFFFVGEEWKRLRQQAVASTFTVPTTAMLNGDFSALLSGSSPTQLYYPGTSTPIPNNNIASLMTTDGKAIAKVYQTISAAGLSFRDGGIPTNNLTLAPSNPLNFHQDLVRFDYILNQKHSVYGRWIHDQNTLIDPYGTFSNSGILNTTPTTRNRPGQSYLVAWTWAIRSNLINQAQANTSWAAQRIPPYGNNWKRETYGFTYNKLYPGVGPYPNGIPIVNITNFAGFQGPNFALLSPSTDIQVADNMTWIKGNHNIKFGAAYIRDRVDQNGRSNYTGTATFNVVPTSSLCKNATSNTTCYSLADAFLGNFQSYSEASADPMGHFRFNQIEGFVQDNWKVTRRLSLDLGLRYQWIQPMYLQGNNASNFDKSIYNSANAVTVTTAGRIVPGSGNPYNGLVRAGGGVPSDQQIRVPNVNTALFPLIPAGAPRGFYKMSGSVGPRFGFAYAADDKTSIRGGIGLFFYRAQGNLIFSQLNLAPFLQNTQFDTGNLATVGSLAANNTGLQAAISAIDPLNKNPYTWQYSFGLQRQVTRTVLLEMNYVGSVSHHQLRQPNVNFADLNAVVANANSSTPYSSTAIFSPYKGFAAINSNRFDSNYNYNALQVFASKRAGFVTSTLAYTWSKALGDSNGNNQTLENWSSNGYNYGYLVNDRRHAFVASFVIQAPEFKGQNLLVREAIGGWQVSGVARLQSGAYYNVQVNSLVNLGSVRPDYVQGARIYNPHAGTCGYLNNGSGTGCNDSTKPFVAVPKTQARFGNAPYGAILGPGLAQTDATLSKFFPVTERVRVKVQADAFNILNRTNFNGLNLTASNSNFGTISSAFPPRQLQLGVKVLF
- a CDS encoding DUF1800 domain-containing protein, which produces MPQRKHCLLSAALSALSVCLLGVIAGCGTGVNPDLAASISAGQNTLRAGDTAQISRLPANVTGTALVYSVNGVQGGNARFGTVDGNGLYTAPAIVPSPGNVVTVTSVATKFPNGKPGSVAFTILNPIPVVASVTPSTFPEGTATVTITGSRFVYGAQIFWNGAPISTTYVSATQLAASISAPLPGNYSLYVRNPEPGAANSAVIPITVTPGKVMLKVVTSDGTSVRVNNSLRIGLTVTGTLNTGMVWQVNGINGGNTQLGTVVANRDGSATYTAPAVVPAPNNVVMLTAISVDDPTVSISQNIAVMNPIPILASASPMTFNVGSASVVVTGDRFINGATVLMNGVAVPTTFNSGTQLTATLTLTDPGNLDLQVLNPAPGPATSANLIAQVSGNPPVPLITPEDASRFLAQSTFGATDGDIRHLSKIGYADWFAEQFNQPLVPHKPYVEQQLIVNNPPCAAGDLKCNAALFVQNNLNEGYVQQSFWQQAIAGNDQLRQRVVYALTQIMVISSTNPAVGNMPRGMANYYDVLGGDAFGNFRQLIEDVTLSPMMGKFLSHLGNDKGDANRDPDENYAREVMQLFTIGLYQLNADGTRKLDPTGQPIPTYNNNDVMGMAKVLTGFSWNIPGDKSENAWSNCCAYVGTGFGEDILPMQSFPNHHSIAEKDFLGVTIPASANPDPEGDLKIALDTLFNHPNLPPFFAKQMIQHMVTSNPSSAYVGRVAAVFQNNGFGVRGDMKAVITAILMDPEARDSATVATDAQYGKVREALIRYTEWARAFTAQSRNGSYNLGSTEDPIYGLGEMSLRSPSVFNWFSPGYTPPATSIEKAGLLAPEMQMTDVSTVVGYLNYMQNAIGAGAAGGPDVFSSYSTEIGLAATPDQLVDRINLLLMAGRMDNTLRSQIISAVNAIAIPSSGTDAINAALSNRVKTAIYLTMAAPSYSAQF
- a CDS encoding DUF1501 domain-containing protein, yielding MSSSNPTRRQFLRNAAMASMAGMSVSPFLIEMNSVAALAQQNNASGYKALVCIFLSGGNDGHGTVIATDSGSFNAFTQARSGAPGLAYSMGDLLPITLKTPQSGRSFALNPNLGGIQNLFNSGRAAVVANTGTLIAPVSKAQIQNNSVPLPASLYSHFDQTAAWQGIVANSGSGVHTGWGGAMADIIASMNSNSAFTCISTAGVALFLSGQASYQLNVTSAGPIPIGGLANPLFGSQAGSSALSSILSADENNLFAKEYEVVVQRSIAAQALLASSMLPAGPTGVANPPQYLDPVTGKLTNNSLATSLQTVARIIGGRSSLGVSGQIFFVQFGGFDTHDNQAPQHAKLLTQLGSALEYFDAVMTTMGMGDSVTAFTASDFGRTLTANSDGTDHGWGSHHIVTGGAVQGGDMYGTYPVIGSNQANDMGAGRLIPTTSVEQYAGTLARWMGLSDGQVKTVFPNFINFGTSPYLGLMG